The Agrobacterium vitis genome has a segment encoding these proteins:
- a CDS encoding ABC transporter permease, whose product MRNRLLPILTVILAILIIWHVFVVILNAPFVRDQAARAGETITTAQVIEQTFNQERPVLPAPHQIIAELWDTVIDKPITSKRSLVYHAWITLSATLMGFGMGTALGILLAIAIVHNRAVDKSLMPWVIASQTIPIIAVAPMIIVVLNAIGISGLMPKALISTYLSFFPVVVGMVKGLRSPDAILIDLMRTYYASNTQTFWKLRMPAAMPYLFTSLKVAIAISLVGAIVGELPTGAVAGLGARLLSGSYYGQTVQIWAALFMAAGLAALLVAIVGLAHTAVLKRMGERA is encoded by the coding sequence ATGAGGAATAGACTTCTCCCCATCCTCACCGTCATCCTTGCCATATTGATCATCTGGCATGTCTTCGTGGTCATTCTCAACGCGCCCTTTGTGCGCGATCAGGCAGCAAGAGCGGGTGAAACCATCACCACCGCGCAAGTGATTGAGCAAACCTTCAATCAGGAACGCCCCGTCCTTCCCGCCCCGCACCAGATCATTGCCGAGCTGTGGGATACGGTGATCGATAAGCCAATTACCTCCAAGCGCAGCCTTGTGTATCACGCATGGATCACCCTTTCGGCCACGCTCATGGGCTTTGGAATGGGCACTGCCCTTGGCATTTTGCTGGCCATTGCCATTGTGCATAATCGCGCCGTCGATAAATCGCTGATGCCGTGGGTGATCGCCAGCCAGACCATTCCCATCATTGCCGTGGCCCCGATGATTATTGTGGTGCTGAACGCCATCGGCATTTCAGGCCTGATGCCGAAAGCGCTGATTTCCACCTACCTGTCCTTCTTTCCGGTGGTGGTGGGCATGGTCAAAGGCCTGCGCAGTCCCGACGCCATTCTGATCGACCTGATGCGCACCTATTACGCCAGCAACACCCAGACATTTTGGAAACTGCGCATGCCCGCCGCCATGCCCTATCTGTTCACTTCGCTGAAAGTGGCCATTGCCATCTCACTGGTGGGTGCGATTGTGGGGGAATTGCCAACCGGAGCCGTCGCGGGCCTTGGCGCACGGCTGCTGTCTGGCTCTTACTATGGTCAGACGGTGCAAATCTGGGCAGCGCTGTTTATGGCGGCGGGGTTGGCGGCGCTGTTGGTGGCTATCGTCGGGCTTGCCCACACTGCGGTTCTGAAACGTATGGGAGAGCGGGCATGA
- a CDS encoding ABC transporter permease, producing MSGYLLFALIFWLVTWGVNEWLVRQRFAALPAQRAANITVPLLFGITLLVIWECVVRGFDIPSILLPAPSMIWTRLIHSLPILWADFQQTFLKSVLTGYVAGCGLGFIVAVLIDRSPFLKQGLLPIGNFVSALPVVGVAPIMVMWFGFDWPSKVAVVVIMTFFPMLVNTVQGLSAASTMERDLMRTYAASWWQTLIKLRLPAAWPFIFNALKINSTLALIGAIVAEFFGTPIVGMGFRISTEVGRSNVDMVWAEIAVAALAGSVFYGLVALAEKAVTFWHPSVRGGQTR from the coding sequence ATGAGTGGGTATCTGCTGTTTGCGCTGATATTCTGGCTTGTCACATGGGGTGTGAATGAATGGCTGGTGCGCCAGCGCTTTGCCGCCCTGCCCGCCCAGCGCGCCGCCAATATCACTGTTCCGCTGCTGTTTGGCATCACGTTGCTGGTGATCTGGGAATGCGTGGTGCGCGGCTTCGATATCCCCTCCATTCTGCTGCCCGCCCCCAGCATGATCTGGACGCGGCTGATCCACTCCCTGCCCATCCTCTGGGCCGATTTCCAGCAGACGTTTTTGAAATCGGTGCTGACAGGCTATGTCGCAGGCTGCGGCCTTGGCTTTATCGTGGCCGTGCTGATTGATCGCTCACCGTTTCTGAAACAAGGCCTGTTGCCGATTGGCAATTTCGTCTCGGCCCTGCCCGTGGTCGGCGTGGCCCCGATCATGGTGATGTGGTTCGGGTTTGATTGGCCATCAAAAGTCGCCGTCGTGGTGATCATGACCTTCTTCCCCATGCTGGTAAACACCGTGCAGGGCCTATCTGCGGCAAGCACCATGGAGCGCGATTTGATGCGCACCTATGCCGCCAGCTGGTGGCAAACGCTGATCAAGCTGCGGCTTCCCGCCGCATGGCCGTTTATCTTCAACGCCTTGAAAATCAATTCCACGCTGGCGCTGATTGGGGCGATTGTCGCCGAGTTTTTCGGCACCCCCATCGTCGGCATGGGCTTTCGCATTTCCACCGAGGTGGGCCGCAGCAATGTCGATATGGTCTGGGCGGAAATTGCGGTGGCGGCACTGGCAGGTTCGGTTTTCTATGGTTTGGTGGCGCTGGCTGAAAAAGCCGTCACCTTCTGGCATCCGTCTGTCCGTGGTGGCCAGACTCGATAA
- the hydA gene encoding dihydropyrimidinase, which translates to MSTVIKGGTVVTADLTYKADVKIEGGIITEIGPDLSADTVLDASGCYIMPGGIDPHVHLEMPFMGTYSADDFESGTRAGLAGGTTMVVDFCLPDPGQSLLEALTRWDNKSTRANCDYSFHMAITSWDERIFNEMQTIVQDKGINTFKHFMAYKGALMVNDDEMFASFSRCAELGALPLVHAENGDVVAAMSAKLLADGNDGPEAHAYSRPAEVEGEATNRAIMLADMAGVPLYVVHTSCEQAHEAIRRARQKGMRVYGEPLIQHLTLDESEYFDKDWDHAARRVMSPPFRNKQHQDSLWAGLQSGSLSCVATDHCAFTTEQKRFGVGNFTKIPNGTGGLEDRLPMLWTYGVATGRLTMNEFVAVTSTNIAKILNIYPKKGAILVRADADIVVWDPKRSKTISANNQQSAIDYNVFEGKTVTGLPRFTLTRGVVAIEESTVKTQEGHGKFVKREPYPAVSKALSTWKELVSPRKVERTGIPASGV; encoded by the coding sequence ATGAGCACAGTCATCAAAGGCGGCACCGTCGTCACAGCCGATCTCACCTACAAGGCAGATGTAAAAATCGAGGGCGGGATCATCACCGAAATCGGCCCCGATCTTTCCGCCGATACCGTGCTGGATGCCTCCGGCTGTTACATCATGCCGGGTGGCATTGATCCACATGTGCATCTGGAAATGCCGTTCATGGGCACCTATTCCGCCGATGATTTTGAAAGCGGCACCCGTGCGGGTCTGGCTGGCGGCACCACCATGGTGGTGGATTTCTGTCTGCCCGATCCCGGCCAATCGCTGCTGGAAGCGCTGACCCGCTGGGACAATAAATCCACCCGCGCCAATTGCGATTATTCCTTCCACATGGCCATCACCTCCTGGGATGAGCGCATTTTCAACGAGATGCAGACCATTGTGCAGGACAAGGGCATCAACACATTCAAACACTTCATGGCCTATAAGGGGGCCTTGATGGTGAATGATGATGAGATGTTCGCCTCCTTCTCGCGCTGCGCCGAACTGGGCGCGCTGCCGCTGGTGCATGCCGAAAATGGTGATGTGGTGGCAGCCATGTCGGCCAAGCTACTCGCTGACGGCAATGATGGGCCGGAAGCGCACGCCTATTCCCGCCCTGCCGAGGTCGAGGGCGAAGCCACCAACCGCGCCATTATGCTGGCCGATATGGCGGGAGTTCCGCTCTATGTGGTGCATACCTCTTGTGAGCAGGCCCATGAGGCCATCCGCCGCGCCCGGCAAAAGGGCATGCGCGTCTATGGCGAGCCGCTGATTCAGCATCTGACACTGGATGAGAGCGAATATTTCGACAAGGATTGGGACCACGCCGCCCGCCGGGTGATGTCGCCACCGTTCCGCAACAAGCAGCATCAGGATAGTCTCTGGGCTGGCCTGCAATCCGGCTCACTCTCTTGCGTTGCCACCGACCATTGCGCCTTTACCACCGAGCAAAAGCGGTTTGGCGTTGGCAATTTCACCAAAATCCCCAATGGCACCGGCGGCTTGGAAGATCGCCTGCCCATGCTGTGGACCTATGGCGTGGCCACGGGCCGCCTGACCATGAACGAATTCGTGGCTGTCACTTCCACCAACATCGCCAAAATCCTCAATATCTATCCGAAGAAGGGCGCAATCCTTGTGAGGGCCGATGCCGATATTGTGGTGTGGGACCCGAAACGCTCCAAAACAATCTCGGCCAACAACCAGCAATCGGCCATTGATTACAACGTGTTCGAGGGCAAAACCGTCACTGGCCTGCCGCGCTTTACCCTGACCCGTGGTGTGGTGGCGATTGAGGAAAGCACTGTGAAAACGCAGGAAGGCCACGGCAAGTTTGTCAAGCGCGAGCCTTATCCGGCGGTGAGCAAGGCGCTGTCTACGTGGAAGGAACTGGTGTCGCCGCGCAAAGTCGAGCGTACGGGCATTCCGGCCAGCGGGGTGTGA
- a CDS encoding ABC transporter substrate-binding protein, with amino-acid sequence MKSKITTLLMTAGISMLAVQAHAADKLTLQLKWVTQAQFAGYYVAKDKGYYKEEGLDVDIKPGGPDIAPAQVLAGGGADVIVDWLPSALATREKGVPLVNIAQPFKHSGMMLTCLKESGVKTPADFKGKTLGVWFFGNEYPFLSWMAHLGIKTDGSADGVKVLKQGFNVDPLLQKQAACISTMTYNEYWQVIDAGIKPDQLITFPYEKEGVATLEDGLYVLEPKLKDPAFKEKMVKFVRASMKGWKWAEKNPDEAAGIVLDNDASGAQTEKHQKRMMSEVAKLTEGSKGALDEADYKRTVATLLGGGSDPVISKEPVGAYTHEITDAALK; translated from the coding sequence ATGAAAAGCAAAATCACCACACTGCTTATGACTGCTGGCATTTCCATGCTGGCCGTGCAGGCCCATGCGGCAGACAAGCTGACCCTGCAATTAAAATGGGTCACACAGGCGCAGTTTGCCGGATATTACGTGGCCAAAGACAAGGGCTATTACAAAGAAGAAGGCCTTGACGTCGACATCAAGCCCGGTGGCCCGGACATTGCGCCCGCACAAGTGCTGGCCGGTGGCGGTGCCGATGTGATTGTCGATTGGTTGCCATCAGCCCTTGCCACCCGCGAAAAAGGCGTGCCGCTGGTCAATATCGCCCAGCCGTTCAAGCATTCGGGCATGATGCTGACCTGTCTGAAGGAAAGCGGTGTCAAAACGCCTGCCGATTTCAAGGGCAAGACGCTGGGCGTGTGGTTCTTCGGCAATGAATACCCGTTCCTGTCATGGATGGCGCATCTGGGCATCAAAACCGATGGCAGTGCTGATGGCGTGAAGGTGCTGAAACAGGGCTTTAACGTTGATCCGCTGTTGCAAAAGCAGGCCGCTTGCATTTCCACCATGACCTATAATGAATATTGGCAGGTCATCGATGCTGGCATCAAGCCAGATCAGCTGATCACCTTCCCCTATGAGAAGGAAGGCGTTGCCACGCTGGAAGACGGCCTTTATGTGCTGGAGCCAAAGCTGAAAGATCCGGCCTTCAAGGAAAAGATGGTCAAGTTCGTCCGTGCCTCGATGAAGGGATGGAAATGGGCTGAAAAGAACCCGGACGAGGCAGCCGGTATCGTGCTGGACAACGACGCCTCCGGAGCCCAGACCGAAAAGCATCAGAAGCGGATGATGAGCGAAGTGGCCAAGCTGACCGAAGGCTCAAAGGGCGCACTGGACGAGGCCGATTACAAGCGCACCGTGGCCACCCTGCTCGGCGGCGGCTCTGATCCGGTGATCAGCAAAGAACCTGTGGGTGCCTATACCCATGAAATTACCGATGCCGCGCTGAAATAG
- a CDS encoding ABC transporter ATP-binding protein, producing the protein MSASPYSVVSAKDLCLTFQTNDGPVHALSNVDLEVKKGDFVSFIGPSGCGKTTFLRVIADLEKHTSGTITVNGMTPENARKERSYGYVFQAAALYPWRTIEQNIALPLEIMAYSPDERKKRIEQTLELVNLAGFGKKFPWQLSGGMQQRASIARALAFDADLLLMDEPFGALDEIVRDHLNEQLLKLWDRTNKTICFVTHSIPEAVYLSTKIVVMSPRPGRVTDVIESTLPRERPLDIRESPEFLAIAHRVREGLRAGHSYEE; encoded by the coding sequence ATGTCAGCCTCCCCCTACTCCGTCGTCTCCGCCAAAGACCTCTGTCTCACCTTCCAGACCAATGATGGACCAGTACACGCGCTGTCCAACGTGGATCTGGAGGTAAAAAAGGGCGATTTCGTTTCCTTCATCGGCCCATCCGGCTGTGGCAAAACCACGTTTTTGCGCGTCATTGCTGATCTGGAAAAGCACACATCCGGCACCATTACCGTCAATGGCATGACGCCGGAGAATGCCCGCAAGGAACGTTCCTACGGCTATGTGTTTCAGGCGGCAGCGCTCTATCCATGGCGCACCATTGAGCAAAACATTGCCCTGCCGCTGGAGATTATGGCCTATAGCCCGGATGAGAGGAAAAAGCGGATTGAGCAAACACTAGAACTGGTCAATCTCGCAGGCTTTGGCAAAAAATTCCCCTGGCAGCTCTCCGGCGGCATGCAGCAGCGCGCCTCTATTGCCCGCGCGCTGGCCTTTGATGCCGATCTGTTGTTGATGGATGAACCCTTTGGCGCGCTGGATGAAATTGTCCGCGATCATTTGAACGAGCAATTGCTGAAACTCTGGGATCGCACCAACAAGACCATCTGTTTTGTCACCCACTCGATTCCAGAGGCGGTTTATCTCTCCACCAAAATCGTGGTGATGAGCCCCCGGCCCGGGCGCGTGACCGATGTGATTGAATCGACCCTGCCACGGGAGCGACCGCTGGATATTCGCGAAAGCCCGGAGTTTCTGGCCATTGCCCATCGTGTGCGCGAAGGTTTGCGGGCGGGGCATAGTTATGAGGAATAG